The following coding sequences lie in one Chitinophagaceae bacterium genomic window:
- the mnmE gene encoding tRNA uridine-5-carboxymethylaminomethyl(34) synthesis GTPase MnmE codes for MFVEDTIVALSTPPGVGAIAVIRLSGKDGITICDTIFKGKVLNDQPTHTLHFGHIMEADEIIDEVVVGIFKAPHSYTKENVVEISCHGAPYIQQRIIQLLIRKGARPAKAGEFTLRAFLNGRLDLSQAEAVADLIASDSESSRKAAINQMRGGFSTEIKRLRDELIHFASLIELELDFAEEDVVFANRQQLKTLLLRLKEAIDRLHASFQLGNVIRNGVTTVIAGRPNAGKSTLLNALLNEERAIVSEIPGTTRDTIEEVINIHGILFRLIDTAGIRDATDVLEKIGVERTMEKIRQSAMLLYVFDVKDMNREDLLYDLSRLPVAEIPVLVVGNKMDGEASRNLPEEFHDVPNILFISAAKHQHLEDLKQQLAEQVLNNEQLNDRTIVTNVRHYEALSNTSNALKDVLYALEAGTSQELFVADIRRALNHLGEITGEITNDDILASIFSKFCIGK; via the coding sequence ATGTTTGTTGAAGATACCATTGTTGCTCTTTCCACACCGCCCGGCGTAGGTGCCATTGCAGTCATTCGCCTGTCGGGAAAAGATGGTATCACCATTTGTGATACCATCTTCAAAGGAAAAGTGCTGAATGATCAGCCAACACATACACTTCACTTCGGTCATATTATGGAGGCTGATGAAATTATTGATGAAGTAGTGGTTGGAATTTTCAAAGCACCTCATTCCTACACAAAAGAAAATGTAGTAGAAATATCGTGTCATGGTGCACCCTATATTCAACAACGAATCATTCAATTACTTATCAGGAAAGGCGCACGTCCTGCCAAAGCGGGAGAATTTACACTGCGCGCTTTCTTAAACGGGCGACTCGATCTTTCGCAGGCAGAAGCCGTAGCTGATCTGATTGCATCAGATTCTGAAAGTTCGCGCAAGGCAGCTATCAACCAGATGCGTGGTGGATTTTCTACCGAGATAAAACGGTTGCGTGATGAACTGATTCACTTTGCTTCGCTGATTGAACTGGAGCTCGATTTTGCGGAAGAAGATGTGGTGTTCGCCAACAGGCAACAATTAAAAACATTGTTGCTGCGATTGAAGGAAGCCATTGACCGCTTGCATGCTTCCTTTCAGTTAGGCAACGTAATCCGGAACGGCGTTACCACAGTGATTGCCGGCAGACCGAATGCAGGCAAATCAACTTTATTAAATGCCTTGCTGAATGAAGAGCGTGCTATCGTGTCGGAAATTCCGGGCACAACGCGTGATACCATTGAGGAGGTGATTAACATTCATGGCATTTTATTCCGATTGATTGATACAGCCGGCATCCGTGATGCTACAGATGTACTGGAGAAAATAGGTGTGGAAAGAACCATGGAAAAAATACGGCAGTCTGCTATGTTGCTGTATGTATTTGATGTGAAAGACATGAACCGCGAGGATCTGCTGTATGACTTGTCGAGGCTGCCTGTTGCGGAAATTCCGGTATTGGTGGTGGGCAATAAAATGGATGGTGAAGCATCCCGCAACCTGCCGGAAGAATTTCATGACGTGCCCAACATTTTATTTATCTCCGCAGCAAAACACCAGCACCTTGAAGATTTAAAACAGCAACTTGCAGAACAGGTATTGAACAATGAACAACTGAATGACCGGACAATTGTGACGAATGTTCGCCATTATGAAGCACTCAGTAATACAAGCAATGCCTTAAAGGATGTGTTGTATGCATTAGAGGCAGGCACTTCACAGGAACTTTTCGTTGCTGACATCCGGCGTGCATTAAATCACCTCGGAGAGATCACCGGGGAGATTACGAATGATGATATTTTGGCGAGTATTTTTTCGAAGTTTTGTATTGGAAAGTAA
- a CDS encoding low molecular weight phosphotyrosine protein phosphatase, giving the protein MKILFVCLGNICRSPMAEGIMKQLVQQHQLDWYIDSAATESYHIGKMPDQRAINTCKKHGIDISAQRARKLTKNDFENFDVLYAMADEVLLEIRRDHKDAFNNKKLMLLLDEAFPGEHQSVPDPYYGKEEGFEPVFQLIQNGCKAVLQKHVAIKEPD; this is encoded by the coding sequence ATGAAGATACTTTTTGTTTGTCTTGGCAACATCTGCCGCTCACCAATGGCAGAAGGAATTATGAAACAACTGGTGCAACAGCATCAGCTTGACTGGTACATCGACAGTGCTGCAACGGAGTCGTACCACATTGGGAAAATGCCGGATCAGAGAGCCATCAATACCTGCAAAAAACATGGAATTGACATCTCAGCTCAGCGTGCAAGAAAACTAACCAAAAATGATTTCGAAAATTTCGACGTCCTGTATGCAATGGCCGATGAAGTGTTGTTGGAAATCCGGCGCGACCATAAAGATGCCTTCAATAATAAAAAACTCATGCTGCTGCTCGATGAAGCATTTCCCGGAGAACACCAATCCGTTCCTGATCCTTATTATGGAAAGGAAGAAGGCTTTGAGCCTGTGTTTCAATTAATCCAAAATGGATGCAAAGCAGTGTTGCAAAAACATGTCGCTATTAAAGAACCCGATTGA
- a CDS encoding S46 family peptidase has translation MRLRLSVLLFFLVCFSSNSVLAEPPVEGMWLPMLLDQLTLSDMQANGMKFSADEIYSENHASMKDAVCLFANNCTGTVISDEGLLLTNHHCAGGRINSLRTDSQDYLTNGFWAMNHAEEKPCAGLTVTFIISMEDITSKILSVLNNQMEEWQRNLKIDSMSVVVAREKISGTHYGAQVKPFYSGNQFILFVTETFRDVRLVGTPPLSIGNFGGETDDWSWPRQTGDFAVFRIYADKNNAPADYSVDNAPFKPRYSFPVSLSGVKEGDFTMVLGFPGRSNEYASSYAIEFTQNVFNENRNNVNEKIMEVWSDEMESNDTFRKQYLPKYNGVASALKKSSGEVYGLKKADVITWKERYEQDFSNRLATNVSWNKKYNTLLPDLKASYDSLGKLQPYITYNDALLNTELLTFASTFEKLETAAQSKDATEASIQTAVDDERNSAIKFFKGYAREADLDLFAAMTTLYGNEIGFEKAPLALQEAMATFPGDGQAFAQKLFEASFLDDEKKVMSFLEKFKKGSLKKLAKDPVYQLVQGINAYNERFIDLPFEGLRNNISILNRKYMAAQLEVMNDHRFYPDANLSFRIAYGKVESYQPRNGVTYNYFTTLDGVIEKSETANREYKIPDRLHLLYHTKDFGNYADSSGKLRTCFIASNHTSGGNSGSPVVNASGNLTGLNFDRVWEGTMSDLYFDPEQCRNISLDIRYALFIIDKYAGAGYLLQELNIIH, from the coding sequence ATGAGATTAAGGTTATCCGTTTTACTTTTTTTCCTGGTTTGTTTCAGTAGCAATTCCGTGCTCGCCGAACCACCTGTGGAAGGAATGTGGTTGCCAATGTTGCTTGATCAGCTTACGCTGAGTGATATGCAGGCAAACGGAATGAAATTTTCAGCAGATGAAATATACAGCGAGAATCATGCTTCCATGAAAGATGCGGTTTGCTTATTCGCAAACAATTGCACAGGAACGGTGATTTCAGATGAAGGATTGCTGCTCACCAATCATCATTGCGCCGGTGGAAGGATCAACTCACTCCGGACCGATTCACAGGATTATCTCACCAATGGTTTTTGGGCCATGAACCATGCGGAAGAAAAGCCTTGTGCCGGATTAACCGTTACGTTCATTATCAGCATGGAAGATATTACATCAAAGATTCTTTCCGTGCTGAATAATCAAATGGAAGAATGGCAGAGGAATTTGAAAATCGACAGCATGTCGGTGGTTGTTGCAAGAGAAAAAATAAGTGGGACTCATTACGGTGCACAAGTGAAACCATTTTACAGCGGCAATCAATTCATTTTGTTTGTTACTGAAACTTTCAGGGATGTGCGGCTCGTTGGAACGCCGCCACTTTCCATCGGTAATTTTGGGGGCGAAACAGATGACTGGAGCTGGCCAAGACAAACCGGTGATTTCGCAGTGTTCCGGATCTATGCAGACAAAAACAATGCGCCCGCTGATTACTCAGTTGATAACGCGCCATTCAAACCCAGGTATTCATTTCCTGTTTCACTCAGCGGTGTGAAAGAAGGTGATTTCACCATGGTGCTTGGTTTTCCCGGTAGGTCAAATGAATATGCAAGTTCATATGCAATCGAATTCACACAAAATGTGTTCAATGAAAACCGGAATAATGTAAATGAAAAAATAATGGAAGTGTGGTCAGATGAGATGGAAAGCAATGACACCTTTCGTAAACAATATTTACCGAAATATAATGGTGTGGCCTCCGCGTTGAAAAAATCATCCGGAGAAGTTTACGGGCTGAAGAAAGCGGACGTTATAACATGGAAAGAACGTTATGAGCAGGATTTTTCGAATCGTCTTGCAACCAATGTGTCCTGGAATAAAAAATACAATACACTACTGCCGGATTTAAAAGCATCCTACGATTCATTAGGAAAATTGCAGCCTTACATCACTTATAATGATGCGCTGTTGAATACAGAGCTACTGACTTTTGCTTCCACATTTGAAAAACTTGAAACGGCAGCACAAAGCAAAGATGCAACGGAAGCATCCATACAAACTGCAGTTGACGACGAAAGAAATAGTGCGATCAAATTTTTCAAAGGATATGCACGTGAAGCTGATCTTGATTTATTTGCAGCGATGACTACGCTGTATGGAAATGAAATTGGTTTTGAAAAAGCACCATTAGCATTGCAGGAAGCTATGGCAACATTTCCCGGTGACGGACAAGCATTCGCGCAAAAATTATTTGAAGCTTCTTTCCTGGATGATGAAAAGAAGGTGATGTCCTTTCTTGAAAAATTCAAAAAGGGAAGCTTGAAGAAACTTGCTAAGGATCCTGTTTATCAGTTGGTGCAAGGTATCAATGCATACAATGAACGTTTCATTGATCTGCCATTTGAAGGGCTTCGTAACAACATCTCCATCCTTAACCGGAAATACATGGCTGCTCAACTGGAAGTGATGAATGATCATCGATTTTATCCGGATGCTAATCTTTCTTTCCGTATTGCGTATGGTAAAGTAGAAAGTTACCAGCCGCGCAATGGCGTTACTTACAACTATTTTACAACGCTTGATGGCGTTATTGAAAAAAGCGAAACTGCCAACAGAGAATATAAAATTCCTGACCGCTTACATTTACTTTACCACACCAAAGATTTCGGGAACTATGCAGACAGTTCTGGAAAGTTGCGCACCTGTTTCATCGCTTCCAATCATACATCCGGTGGTAACAGCGGCAGTCCTGTTGTGAATGCAAGCGGAAATTTAACAGGTCTTAATTTTGATCGTGTCTGGGAAGGCACGATGAGTGATCTTTATTTTGATCCTGAGCAATGCAGGAACATCTCACTGGATATCAGGTACGCATTGTTCATCATCGACAAATATGCAGGGGCAGGTTATTTGCTGCAGGAGTTAAATATCATACACTAA
- a CDS encoding DUF4252 domain-containing protein, whose translation MKKVFLLALAVLPLSLFAQNSLPGFFDKYAGHTGFTTVKISPKMFDLIASVDVEDADLSVVKDITGINVLVYEPEEGKTTDLTDKLYTEAKATGFSGYEELLSVVEEGTDIRILAKSAGEGIVSDLLIVGKDDGEFIYVNIAGKMDIKKLSSLANDTDIKGLDHLKDIDNEDKK comes from the coding sequence ATGAAAAAAGTATTTCTTCTTGCATTGGCGGTTTTACCGCTTTCCCTTTTCGCCCAAAATTCATTGCCCGGTTTCTTTGACAAATATGCCGGTCACACAGGATTTACTACCGTGAAAATTTCCCCGAAAATGTTTGACCTCATCGCATCCGTGGATGTGGAAGATGCTGACCTCTCGGTAGTGAAAGACATTACCGGCATCAATGTTTTAGTGTATGAACCTGAAGAAGGTAAAACCACTGACCTGACAGATAAACTGTACACTGAAGCCAAAGCGACAGGGTTTTCCGGATACGAAGAATTGCTGAGTGTGGTAGAAGAAGGTACTGACATCAGGATTCTTGCAAAATCAGCCGGCGAAGGTATTGTGAGCGACTTGCTGATTGTTGGTAAAGATGATGGTGAATTCATCTATGTGAACATTGCCGGTAAGATGGATATTAAAAAATTGAGTTCACTGGCGAATGATACGGACATCAAAGGTCTCGATCATCTGAAAGACATCGATAACGAGGATAAAAAATAA
- a CDS encoding DUF4252 domain-containing protein, with product MKIVFSFLLCCFPFVMFAADPQQNNESASDNESTKLSLYIPGFLLQMGSWFVPREKEPELKTALQKMRSTSIVVREGCAYVDYNASHKYDKKMKKISHQNFEELVSVNTEEENVSVQLRQNKKDKIRQVVVLVDDGASSFVFLRLRCNIGMNELKQWMEKDGITKQQI from the coding sequence ATGAAAATCGTCTTTTCCTTTCTCCTGTGTTGCTTCCCTTTTGTGATGTTTGCTGCTGATCCCCAACAAAACAATGAATCGGCAAGCGATAATGAATCCACTAAGCTGTCGCTCTATATTCCCGGTTTCCTCCTGCAGATGGGATCATGGTTTGTGCCCCGGGAAAAAGAACCCGAACTGAAAACTGCACTTCAAAAAATGCGGAGCACCAGCATTGTAGTTCGTGAAGGATGCGCTTATGTTGACTATAATGCTTCGCACAAATACGATAAGAAAATGAAAAAAATCAGTCACCAGAATTTTGAAGAGCTGGTGTCTGTGAATACGGAAGAAGAAAATGTTTCCGTGCAATTGCGGCAAAATAAAAAAGATAAAATCCGCCAGGTGGTTGTATTGGTTGATGATGGAGCATCTTCATTTGTGTTTCTCCGGTTGCGTTGCAACATCGGCATGAATGAACTGAAGCAGTGGATGGAGAAGGATGGAATTACTAAGCAGCAAATTTGA
- a CDS encoding DUF4199 domain-containing protein: MTRELQYGMIAGFITLGWMSLGYFLHWESTVMGIYAPYLSLFILAAAIYITILQKRDREKGGLITFKDATTAGMVVSFVVGLMVGAYLFVYVKYVNTDYLNQMITTATDYYKTEKASQEQIDKGIAGVKAMYSPFGQFTYGIGSTMMTGLLITLVMSFIMQRNQKKPELRN; this comes from the coding sequence ATGACGCGCGAATTGCAATACGGAATGATAGCAGGCTTCATCACATTAGGATGGATGTCGCTTGGCTATTTTTTACATTGGGAAAGTACGGTGATGGGAATTTACGCTCCTTATCTCAGCTTATTCATCCTCGCTGCGGCTATTTACATAACTATTCTGCAAAAACGCGATCGCGAAAAAGGCGGCCTGATCACTTTTAAGGACGCGACCACTGCAGGCATGGTGGTGAGTTTTGTGGTTGGATTGATGGTGGGAGCGTACCTCTTCGTGTATGTAAAATATGTTAACACGGATTATCTGAATCAAATGATTACTACTGCCACTGATTATTACAAAACAGAAAAAGCTTCACAGGAGCAAATTGATAAAGGAATTGCTGGCGTAAAAGCGATGTATTCACCGTTCGGACAGTTTACCTATGGCATAGGATCTACGATGATGACGGGCTTGCTGATCACATTGGTAATGTCATTTATCATGCAACGGAATCAGAAAAAACCGGAGCTTAGAAATTAG